The window CGATCCGGCCGCCGTCGGCGGCGACGTAGCCGTCCTGCAGCACGCGCTCGGAGAGGACGACGCGGCCGCGGACGACGAGGTCGCAGGGCACCGGACGGCCTCTCTGCGCGGTCAGCGGGCGCGGGCCCGTTCGCGCTCCTCGGCTGCGAGGTGTCCGCGCGCGACGAGGTGCGCGACGATCCGGTCGAGCTGGCGCAGCGTGATCGGATCCGCCACGGCACCGGGATGCCGGACGGCGGCGGTCCGGATCGCGCCGCGCCGGACCAGGATCTCCTTGCGCAGCGAGACGCCGATGCCCGGCTGAAATTCGAACCGCGCCAGGTTCACGAAGTCGTAGAACAGCGCCGCCGCCCCCGCCGTGTTGCCGGCGCGATGCAGCCGGTACAGCTTCACCAGCAGCTCGGGGTACGCGAGCCCGCTCATGATCCCGACCGCGCCCCGCTCGAGCTCCTCGAACGCGTAGACGCCGCCGAGCGCGCCGAAGATACCGAATGCCTCGCCGGCCAGTGCGCGAATGCGCTCCATCTTGGGGCCGGTCGGCGCGTCCTCGAGCTTCACGTACTCCACCCGTTCCAGTTCCTTGTAGAGCCGCGCCAG of the bacterium genome contains:
- a CDS encoding dihydrodipicolinate synthase family protein yields the protein MTLAGIYPITPTPFDEQGRIDTESIRTMTEFMLRLGVDGLAILGVMGEVDRLTDAERDQVTEAFRRALPAGKALVVGAGSNGTDAAIQACRRAESHGADALLVSPPRIQNEATLFGYYERVAKAAAVPLVVQDYPPATGVLMPPALLARLYKELERVEYVKLEDAPTGPKMERIRALAGEAFGIFGALGGVYAFEELERGAVGIMSGLAYPELLVKLYRLHRAGNTAGAAALFYDFVNLARFEFQPGIGVSLRKEILVRRGAIRTAAVRHPGAVADPITLRQLDRIVAHLVARGHLAAEERERARAR